The genomic interval AACAAAGCCAAGGATACGTGGTCCCCGAGTCGTTCACTCACGGCACCAGCGAACAACGCCTCCGCTGGTTCATGAAAGGCCTGGAGTCAGGCGACCTTTCCAAAGGCGACACCTTTACAGTCAATCAACTATAAGACCGTCTTCACGTAACTGAATCTTCACGTAGCCGCGTCTCTCCGAGACGCGAATCCCACGTAATGAAATTCGCCAGAATTCCCCACCACACACGCAATGGAATTCGCCAGAATTCCCAAGACCCAGGCAGTGGATCTCGCCAGAACACCTCCTTGCTCCACTCGCCAATCAACCCCTAGCCTGGATCATTCATCAGCCGCTGACGCGATAGCGTCCGCTTCTCGAGTATAGGTGTAAGAACCGGACGCTATCGCGTGGCGGCTGATATGCGCAGACTGTTTTCGTGCCAATCCGCGCAAGCCGTTTCACGCAAACGTGTTGCGATGACTGTATCGAGTCGCGTGAATAATCCAGGCTAGCCGATTAACTGTCAATCCGCATCAGCGATCCAAAACTTTGCGATAAACTCGCATCGTCCGCTTCGCCATGGCTCGATCCGAGAAATCCCGACCATGGCGTTCAAACGCTGCTTCGGCCATCTCGGTCCAATCGTATTGACCAGTCACGAGTTGACGGATCTTGTCGGCCAAACTTTCCGGGTCTCGCGGCTCCGCCAACAGTCCTTCCACGCCATCGGTCACGGCCTCTGGTGTGCCCTCGACACGTGTCGCAATCACGGGCAAACCCGCCGCCATGGCTTCCAAGACCACCATCGGTAGGCCTTCACCGAACAAGCTCGGTAGAACCATCGCGCTCAACTTGGCCAATTCGGCAGGAACATCGCGTGTGAAGCCGACACGTTGGATACGATCGCCGATTCCAAGTTCATCAATGCGTTGATTGATCTCCGCTTCGTACGCTTCCGTTTCAAACGGTCCGATACAGCGCAGCACAATGTCATGGTCCTGGAGCTTCGCAAGTGCTTCCAAAACAATCTCCAACCCTTTGCGTGGACGCATCAGGGCGACCATTCCCAGAACCCAACGCCCACCCACTATCGGGACGGTCTCACGTGGCGGCCTGATCGCCGGAACACCGTTGTGGACGACGGAGACGTTGTCTTCATGGCAGCCGCGGCGGATGCAGTCCAATCGCAAACTTTCTGAGACCGTGATCAAGTGCTGACAAGTTCGCAGAGATTGCTTTTCAATCCAAGCGTTCAACTCGTTGGAGAATCGTTTCTCGGAGTCCCGCGCCGCCGGCGAGTGAACGTGATAGATCCAAGGCACACGGGCCAGACTCGCTGCAATCGCTGCGATCATCGCGGTTCGAGGCGTGTGCGCGTGCAACAAGTCGTACTTGTTTTCACGCACGAGGTCGCGAACACGAACTGCGGCACGGAGGTCAAACCGGTTTTTCATGCCGACATCAAAGCCACGGCCCCATTGGCCATCTTGCTCGCCGATCATCTGATGGAACTTGCCAGGTTTAACGGACGCAAAGTCGGCCGTCACCCCGAACTCGGGCAGACAACGTCCCAAGTGCGATTGCACACGCTCGGCACCCGAGAAATGCTCACCGTTGACGATGTGCAAGACGCGCGCCTCCAACCTCTCAGCAGCCTCCCCGCCGCCCCGTTCATCGCCCGGATCAGGGCTCTGCGAAACCGGCATCACGATCGGCGTCGGAAAACCGAGACTGCTGGAGGTGGGATTCAGAGCGTTGAAATTCATTTTGGTTCAGTAAAAAGTGTCACGGCAGCCTTCGAGGGATCGAATGCTGTACATCACGAGACTCACCGACAACGTGCGTCCGAGCCGACCGACACGGAGTCCGGAAATCGCGTCTGACGAGGATTCTGCTGCCGGAGAAGCCTGCCCCAGAGCGATTGTCGGGAATGTTCCGCTTGTAGTGACCAGATACCGACTGGGGCAAACGGCCGCGAGCGACTAAATTGTGCGTCCTCGTTTTTGTCTGCTTGAGCCACAGCGGGTGGCCAGCACCGCGTTTTACCATCCTCCAACACATCACGTGACCTTGAAAGCCAACATTGTCTTGCTGCCCGGCGACGGAATCGGACCCGAAATCATTCAACAAGCCGAGTTGGTGCTCGGTCGTATCGCCGACATCTTTGGCCACGAGTTTGAGTTCGAATCGCACCTGATCGGTGGAATCGCGATCGACACCTGCGGTGATCCCTTGCCACAAGCAACCGTTGACGCCTGCCGAGCCAGCAACGCGATTCTGCTGGGCGCCGTGGGCGGTCCCAAAT from Stieleria varia carries:
- a CDS encoding glycosyltransferase family 4 protein, translating into MNFNALNPTSSSLGFPTPIVMPVSQSPDPGDERGGGEAAERLEARVLHIVNGEHFSGAERVQSHLGRCLPEFGVTADFASVKPGKFHQMIGEQDGQWGRGFDVGMKNRFDLRAAVRVRDLVRENKYDLLHAHTPRTAMIAAIAASLARVPWIYHVHSPAARDSEKRFSNELNAWIEKQSLRTCQHLITVSESLRLDCIRRGCHEDNVSVVHNGVPAIRPPRETVPIVGGRWVLGMVALMRPRKGLEIVLEALAKLQDHDIVLRCIGPFETEAYEAEINQRIDELGIGDRIQRVGFTRDVPAELAKLSAMVLPSLFGEGLPMVVLEAMAAGLPVIATRVEGTPEAVTDGVEGLLAEPRDPESLADKIRQLVTGQYDWTEMAEAAFERHGRDFSDRAMAKRTMRVYRKVLDR